In the Pseudanabaena sp. PCC 7367 genome, one interval contains:
- a CDS encoding pyridoxal phosphate-dependent aminotransferase gives MQLADRVSQVTPSLTLSITAKALALKAKGVDVCSFSAGEPDFPSPAHVVAAAKQALDDGKTKYGPAAGIPKLRQAIANKLAADNQLNFAPEQIIVTNGGKHSLYNLMMAMINPGDEVIIPVPYWVSYPEMVKLASGVPKLVYTDETSGYKITPEQLEAAIGDRTRLFVLNSPSNPTGMVYTPDEIRGLAAVLERHEQVWIVSDEIYEKILYDGAKHLSLGAVSPAMHDRTIISSGFAKAYSMTGWRLGYLAAPKELIKATTTIQGHSTSNVCTFAQYGGVAALTGSQDCVEEMRQAFAQRREVMFKLLNAIPGFNCPKPDGAFYMFPSIKELGIDSLKFSQQLLEAENVALIPGIAFGMDSNLRLSYATDLATIEKGCDRILKFVKQLT, from the coding sequence ATGCAATTAGCCGATCGAGTTAGCCAAGTTACCCCCTCTTTGACCCTATCGATCACCGCCAAGGCACTGGCTTTAAAAGCTAAAGGCGTGGATGTTTGCAGTTTTAGTGCTGGCGAACCAGACTTCCCCTCTCCGGCTCATGTGGTAGCGGCGGCCAAACAAGCCCTGGATGATGGCAAAACTAAATATGGACCAGCGGCGGGGATTCCCAAATTGCGCCAGGCGATCGCCAACAAGCTAGCAGCCGATAATCAACTTAACTTTGCACCGGAGCAAATTATTGTCACCAATGGCGGCAAGCATTCGCTCTATAACCTGATGATGGCAATGATCAATCCCGGTGATGAGGTGATTATCCCGGTGCCCTATTGGGTCAGCTATCCAGAAATGGTCAAACTGGCCAGTGGAGTGCCTAAGCTGGTTTATACCGATGAAACCAGTGGCTATAAAATCACGCCAGAGCAACTGGAAGCAGCGATCGGCGATCGTACCAGACTGTTTGTGCTCAATTCACCTTCTAATCCCACGGGCATGGTCTATACACCCGATGAAATCAGGGGTTTGGCCGCAGTGCTAGAGCGCCACGAACAGGTCTGGATTGTCTCGGATGAGATTTACGAAAAGATTTTATATGATGGCGCAAAACATCTGAGTCTTGGCGCGGTGAGCCCAGCCATGCACGATCGCACCATTATTAGTAGTGGTTTTGCCAAGGCCTATTCTATGACTGGCTGGCGATTGGGCTATCTGGCTGCGCCCAAGGAATTAATCAAGGCTACTACCACCATTCAAGGTCACAGTACCTCTAATGTCTGTACCTTTGCCCAATATGGCGGCGTGGCGGCACTGACTGGATCGCAAGATTGCGTGGAGGAAATGCGGCAGGCGTTTGCCCAGCGACGTGAGGTCATGTTTAAACTGCTCAATGCAATCCCTGGGTTTAATTGCCCTAAGCCCGATGGTGCATTTTATATGTTCCCCAGCATCAAAGAATTGGGCATCGATTCGCTCAAGTTTTCACAGCAGCTTTTGGAAGCTGAGAATGTGGCCTTGATCCCAGGAATCGCCTTTGGTATGGATAGTAATTTGCGACTTTCCTATGCCACTGACCTGGCCACGATCGAAAAGGGCTGCGATCGAATCTTGAAATTTGTTAAGCAATTGACTTAA
- a CDS encoding PAS domain S-box protein yields the protein MSGPVNQPPKQGSLLSKVPIRVLLTVLFGVQVCTVVAIVGFFSFRSSRAAVGDATSELSSETTARIKQKISYYLETPNQINSLNISAVEQGLLKLDDLDSIERYFWRQMQIFELVSYVLIATEDGKFVGVQRQDDGTLQVKVADPQAKRAILSFTLDENGNRLKRINEQANFDPTQRPWYINAEVEGSATWKEVVKFFSTDQLGAILAEPFYDQEGNLAGVSATSLLLSQISDFLQELKIGRSGQTFIIDRDGVLIATSTDEESFLEIEGGQQRLPASQSGNPLTKATANFLVRKFPDLNQIQTNQQDQFELDRARILLEITPLTDGQGIDWLIVVVMPEDDFTEQIRNNARNTFLLSLVALIVAIGLAFLTSRWISKTILRLSRAAKAISLGDWDQQVSEDSTSIEASMLAKSFNQMAGQLKASFAELERSRSSLKEAQTLAHIGSWEFELESQYMTWSDELFKICGLEPRYNQMSYEQYLNVVHPQDRDAVVQVIDRSIATGDFFSLDHRIEQPDGSVRYVYAKGEPVFEVPEALAGQAELKHSTTSYHKKCIPLSANPSFRGKVIGLLGTVLDISDRKSAELELQESEARFRTIAEASFEGVIIHNNGKVIDCNQTMAQMTGYGITELIGMQVIDLVTPTSHPTVKLSIELDSEELYEIVGLRKDGSKFPAEVRGKSIPYHGGMVRIAAVRDITERKLFELEQQQANAYLNAIIDNLADGLIVTDAQGLVGRINPAMANMFELETYAVGKSCEEVLGEGLGQLAAQVQNSSRETFTAEVSFGNDRIAKAVATGIHGLSPASVTADIDLDDKDEDEVIESCIGAVILVRDVTEEREVEQLKINFISNVSHEIRTPFTSILGFAKLIDKKFAEVLFPVIPDDDRKVARAKKQVGENLGIILSEGQRLGIIINNVVDIAQMDAGKICWEKEPIEMGNVINEAIATTATPSALHGLELNVNIAPNLPTIIADRKRILQVLNNLLSNGIKFTEVGSITITATATDKAIEVIVADTGIGISKPHQAAIFEKFKQVGEVLTDKPPGTGLGLPLSRGIIEGHGGKIWFESELGKGTTFFFQLPLTPKENTN from the coding sequence ATGTCTGGTCCTGTCAACCAACCTCCAAAGCAAGGTAGTTTGCTTAGTAAAGTACCAATTCGGGTGTTATTAACCGTACTTTTTGGGGTTCAGGTTTGTACAGTAGTGGCGATCGTTGGTTTTTTCTCATTTCGGAGCAGCCGTGCCGCTGTAGGTGATGCTACTTCGGAGTTGAGCAGCGAGACAACAGCCCGGATCAAGCAGAAAATTAGCTACTATCTCGAAACCCCAAATCAAATCAATAGTCTGAATATTAGCGCAGTTGAGCAGGGCTTATTAAAGCTAGATGACCTAGATAGCATTGAGCGCTATTTTTGGCGACAAATGCAAATCTTTGAGCTGGTTAGTTATGTTTTGATCGCCACTGAGGATGGCAAGTTTGTGGGTGTACAAAGACAAGACGATGGTACCTTGCAAGTTAAGGTGGCAGATCCCCAAGCCAAACGGGCAATTTTATCTTTTACGCTCGATGAAAATGGCAATCGACTCAAACGCATCAATGAACAAGCCAACTTTGACCCAACCCAACGTCCCTGGTACATAAATGCCGAAGTGGAGGGGAGCGCTACCTGGAAAGAGGTAGTCAAGTTCTTTTCAACCGATCAATTAGGAGCAATCTTAGCAGAACCTTTCTATGATCAAGAGGGAAATCTGGCTGGGGTGAGTGCAACTTCGTTGTTGCTCTCGCAAATCAGTGATTTTCTGCAAGAGTTGAAAATTGGCCGTTCTGGCCAGACTTTTATTATCGATCGGGATGGGGTCTTGATTGCCACTTCCACCGATGAAGAATCATTTCTAGAAATAGAAGGTGGCCAGCAAAGACTACCGGCTAGCCAAAGTGGTAATCCTTTAACTAAGGCTACGGCTAATTTTCTGGTTAGAAAGTTTCCCGATCTCAATCAAATCCAAACCAATCAGCAGGATCAATTTGAACTCGATCGAGCCAGGATCTTACTGGAGATTACACCCTTAACCGATGGCCAGGGAATCGATTGGCTGATTGTGGTAGTCATGCCCGAAGATGACTTCACCGAGCAGATTCGCAACAATGCCCGCAATACTTTTCTACTGAGCTTAGTGGCATTGATTGTAGCGATCGGCTTAGCCTTCCTTACTTCTAGATGGATTAGCAAAACAATTTTACGCCTGTCCCGTGCTGCCAAGGCGATCTCCCTCGGTGATTGGGATCAACAGGTAAGCGAGGATAGCACTTCGATCGAAGCCAGTATGCTGGCCAAGTCATTTAATCAAATGGCAGGACAACTAAAGGCTTCATTTGCAGAACTAGAGCGGAGTCGTTCTAGCCTGAAAGAAGCCCAAACCCTGGCTCATATTGGTAGTTGGGAATTTGAACTAGAAAGTCAATATATGACCTGGTCCGATGAACTGTTCAAGATCTGCGGCCTAGAGCCCAGGTATAACCAGATGAGCTATGAACAATACTTGAATGTAGTACATCCTCAGGATCGAGATGCAGTGGTGCAGGTAATCGATCGCTCGATCGCCACCGGTGATTTTTTCTCCCTCGATCACCGGATCGAACAACCTGATGGTTCGGTGCGCTATGTATATGCCAAGGGAGAACCAGTTTTTGAAGTACCGGAAGCCCTAGCTGGTCAAGCTGAGCTCAAGCATTCCACTACTTCTTATCACAAAAAATGTATTCCCCTATCGGCCAATCCATCATTTCGCGGCAAGGTAATTGGCCTGCTCGGAACTGTTTTGGATATTAGCGATCGTAAAAGTGCAGAACTGGAACTGCAAGAAAGTGAAGCTCGGTTTCGTACCATTGCCGAAGCTAGCTTTGAAGGGGTGATAATTCACAACAATGGCAAGGTGATTGATTGTAATCAAACCATGGCTCAGATGACCGGCTACGGCATCACAGAATTGATCGGCATGCAGGTAATCGATCTAGTTACGCCCACCTCTCATCCTACGGTTAAACTTAGCATTGAACTCGATAGTGAGGAGTTATATGAGATCGTTGGCCTGCGCAAGGATGGTAGTAAATTTCCAGCCGAGGTGCGAGGGAAGTCGATCCCCTATCATGGTGGCATGGTCAGGATTGCCGCCGTGCGAGATATCACGGAACGCAAGTTATTTGAACTAGAACAACAGCAGGCCAATGCTTATTTAAATGCGATCATTGATAATCTGGCGGATGGCTTGATTGTGACCGATGCCCAAGGTCTGGTGGGAAGAATTAATCCAGCCATGGCGAATATGTTTGAGCTGGAAACCTATGCAGTGGGCAAAAGTTGTGAAGAAGTGCTGGGTGAGGGCTTGGGGCAGCTTGCTGCTCAGGTACAAAACTCTAGCAGGGAGACATTTACAGCGGAAGTCTCGTTTGGGAATGATCGGATCGCCAAGGCAGTTGCGACCGGAATTCATGGCCTTAGTCCAGCTAGTGTCACCGCTGATATTGATCTCGACGATAAAGACGAAGATGAAGTAATCGAATCCTGTATTGGTGCTGTGATTCTAGTCCGGGATGTGACCGAAGAAAGGGAAGTAGAACAACTCAAAATCAATTTTATCTCCAACGTCTCCCACGAAATCCGCACTCCATTTACCAGTATCTTGGGGTTTGCGAAACTAATCGACAAAAAATTTGCTGAAGTTCTGTTCCCCGTGATTCCTGACGACGATCGCAAGGTGGCCAGAGCTAAAAAGCAAGTGGGTGAGAATCTGGGAATTATTCTGTCTGAGGGGCAAAGGCTGGGAATTATTATTAATAATGTGGTTGATATTGCCCAAATGGATGCGGGTAAGATTTGCTGGGAAAAAGAACCGATCGAGATGGGCAATGTGATCAACGAAGCGATCGCCACCACAGCAACTCCCTCAGCCCTGCATGGTTTAGAGTTAAATGTAAATATAGCGCCAAACTTACCAACAATAATCGCCGATCGCAAACGAATTCTGCAAGTGTTAAATAATCTGCTATCCAATGGGATTAAATTCACGGAAGTAGGCAGCATCACGATCACCGCCACTGCCACAGACAAGGCGATCGAAGTAATTGTGGCCGATACAGGGATTGGCATTTCTAAGCCCCACCAGGCAGCGATCTTCGAGAAATTCAAGCAGGTGGGAGAAGTATTGACCGATAAACCGCCGGGGACTGGCTTAGGGCTACCTCTTTCCCGTGGCATCATTGAAGGTCATGGCGGTAAGATTTGGTTTGAAAGCGAATTGGGCAAGGGCACAACCTTCTTCTTTCAACTACCCCTTACCCCCAAAGAGAATACAAATTAG
- a CDS encoding EAL domain-containing protein gives MHTSDPSETELQAILSAMTDLILIYDDRGVCLKIVQNNQDVLVMPIAEQLNKSVFELLPPDVAKLQMRYIQDVLATGHTQNVEYSLMLNGKLTWFSANVSRLTASTVIWVARDITARKISEQALGDARSQLQTLLNAVPGIVSWISSDLSYLGVNRHLAETFDLPIEQFVGKRVGFLGVSPEFAHFIEEFFAKPLQQEHCEVTANLDGRIIHYLVVAQKYDQGRAAFTIGIDVTQQKDAEESLKDKERILQLVLDNIPQHIFWKDTNSVFLGCNRNWAKAAQIGSPEAVIGKTDFDLLDNPAVAEEYRQQDRRIMASGKAELHKVETKQKTAAGEDPTWLDVNKIPIHDSDGQVIGILSTVEDITSRMKSQAALEEAEAKYRNIFENAVEGIFQSTPDREGQYISANPALAKIYGYDCAEDLLVAITSIRDQIYVEPERRDEFINQLQRSGVVYEFKAQVYCRDGTIIWVSENATAVHDAEGKLLYFEGIVEDITERLRAEERIRYQAAHDLLTELPNRKLFNQRLREAIGRAKEGNSLMAVMFLDLDRFKTINSSLGHGAGDQLLQEVAQRLKDSLAPTITLARWGGDEFTLLLPIVASAEDAVAVAEQILNQLKPAFCIESCTIHSSCSIGIAIYPKDGEDGSTLIKNADAAMFSAKEQGRNNSQLYARAMNIDATSLLELESGLHTALEAGEFVLLYQPKVNPEKSTIVGVEALIRWQHPAMGLIMPNVFVPLAEENGFILPLAEWVLYAACKQNKIWQEQGIATMRVAVNISARQFLQPTLVDTVAKILNQTGLEPQYLELEITESLAMQDVYLTRTILDELYDMGVYISIDDFGTGHSSLSSIKNFPVHSLKVDQSFVRDLPEDRHSRAIIASIVALAQGLNLKVVVEGVETEAQLNYLRSLHCEEIQGHLYSKPISAQKLIDLIAASHDHLSFAPKS, from the coding sequence ATGCATACCTCTGATCCCTCTGAAACAGAACTACAGGCCATCCTCTCGGCAATGACCGATCTCATTTTGATCTATGACGATCGCGGTGTTTGCCTGAAAATTGTGCAGAATAACCAGGACGTATTGGTTATGCCGATCGCCGAACAGCTAAACAAAAGCGTGTTCGAACTGCTGCCACCAGATGTAGCTAAATTGCAAATGCGTTATATTCAAGACGTGTTAGCAACTGGCCACACCCAAAATGTGGAATATAGCTTGATGCTCAATGGCAAGCTCACCTGGTTTTCGGCCAATGTTTCGCGCCTCACTGCCAGCACAGTGATCTGGGTGGCTCGGGATATTACCGCTCGCAAAATTTCTGAACAAGCCTTGGGTGATGCCAGATCTCAATTGCAAACATTGCTCAATGCAGTGCCAGGGATTGTGTCCTGGATTAGTAGCGATTTAAGTTATCTAGGGGTCAATCGCCATCTGGCTGAGACTTTTGATCTACCGATCGAACAGTTTGTGGGTAAGCGGGTTGGTTTTTTAGGGGTTTCGCCTGAATTTGCTCATTTTATTGAAGAGTTTTTTGCCAAGCCACTCCAACAAGAGCATTGCGAAGTCACGGCAAACCTGGATGGGCGGATAATTCACTATTTAGTGGTAGCGCAAAAATATGACCAAGGCCGTGCTGCTTTTACGATCGGCATTGATGTGACCCAGCAAAAAGATGCAGAAGAGTCACTCAAAGATAAAGAAAGAATTCTCCAATTAGTGCTGGACAATATTCCCCAACATATTTTTTGGAAAGATACCAATTCAGTTTTTCTAGGCTGCAATCGTAATTGGGCTAAGGCGGCTCAGATTGGCTCACCGGAGGCGGTAATTGGTAAAACTGATTTTGATCTACTTGATAATCCCGCTGTGGCGGAGGAATATCGCCAGCAAGATCGGCGGATCATGGCATCGGGGAAAGCGGAATTACACAAGGTTGAGACCAAGCAAAAAACAGCGGCTGGAGAAGATCCCACCTGGCTAGATGTGAATAAAATCCCGATTCATGATTCAGATGGACAAGTAATTGGGATTCTGTCTACGGTCGAAGATATTACATCACGGATGAAGTCTCAGGCGGCTCTGGAAGAAGCCGAGGCCAAGTATCGGAATATTTTTGAGAATGCGGTAGAAGGGATTTTTCAAAGCACCCCCGATCGGGAAGGGCAGTATATCAGCGCCAACCCGGCTCTAGCAAAAATATATGGTTATGATTGTGCCGAAGATTTGTTAGTTGCGATTACTAGCATCCGCGATCAGATCTATGTTGAGCCTGAGCGCCGCGATGAATTTATTAACCAATTGCAGCGATCGGGCGTAGTTTATGAATTCAAGGCACAAGTATATTGCCGTGACGGTACGATTATTTGGGTCTCCGAGAATGCCACCGCTGTTCATGATGCTGAGGGTAAGCTGCTTTATTTTGAAGGCATTGTTGAGGATATTACCGAGCGGCTGCGCGCCGAAGAGCGAATTCGCTACCAGGCGGCCCACGATCTGCTTACCGAACTACCCAATCGCAAGTTATTCAACCAGCGCTTAAGGGAGGCGATCGGACGTGCCAAAGAGGGAAATAGCTTAATGGCAGTGATGTTCCTAGACCTCGATCGCTTTAAAACCATCAATAGTTCGCTGGGGCATGGGGCAGGCGATCAACTCTTGCAGGAAGTTGCCCAACGGCTCAAGGATAGTCTGGCACCCACCATTACCCTGGCACGCTGGGGTGGGGATGAATTTACGCTGTTGCTACCAATTGTGGCCAGTGCCGAGGATGCGGTGGCGGTAGCAGAACAAATTTTAAATCAACTAAAACCAGCCTTTTGTATAGAGAGTTGCACAATCCACAGCAGTTGTAGTATTGGCATTGCCATCTATCCTAAAGATGGCGAAGATGGCAGCACTTTAATTAAGAATGCTGATGCGGCAATGTTTTCTGCCAAAGAGCAGGGGCGTAATAATAGCCAGCTCTATGCCAGAGCGATGAACATTGATGCCACTAGTTTATTGGAACTGGAAAGCGGCTTACATACTGCCCTTGAGGCGGGGGAATTTGTGCTGTTGTATCAGCCCAAGGTAAACCCAGAAAAATCCACGATCGTAGGGGTTGAAGCATTGATTCGCTGGCAGCATCCCGCAATGGGGTTAATTATGCCCAATGTATTTGTCCCCCTGGCCGAAGAGAATGGGTTTATTTTGCCATTGGCAGAGTGGGTCTTGTATGCAGCCTGTAAGCAAAATAAAATCTGGCAAGAGCAGGGAATCGCTACGATGCGGGTCGCGGTGAACATTTCCGCAAGGCAGTTTTTACAACCAACGCTGGTAGATACGGTGGCCAAAATCCTGAATCAGACAGGGCTAGAACCACAATATCTGGAACTAGAAATCACTGAGTCATTGGCGATGCAGGATGTCTATTTAACCCGCACGATCCTGGATGAGCTATATGACATGGGTGTTTATATTTCGATCGATGACTTTGGCACTGGCCATTCTTCGCTCAGTTCAATCAAGAACTTCCCCGTACATAGCCTGAAAGTAGATCAGTCGTTCGTGCGCGATTTACCCGAAGATCGGCACAGCAGGGCAATCATTGCCTCGATCGTGGCCTTGGCTCAGGGCTTGAATCTAAAAGTGGTGGTGGAAGGGGTAGAAACAGAAGCTCAATTAAACTATCTGCGATCGCTGCATTGCGAAGAAATCCAGGGACATTTATATAGTAAGCCGATTAGTGCCCAGAAACTCATAGACTTGATTGCGGCTAGTCATGATCACCTCAGCTTCGCGCCCAAGTCCTGA
- a CDS encoding pentapeptide repeat-containing protein — protein sequence MAKKPLRDRLNSFLQPGKAHRSNRAHNSKWGRSGRSLWQFGYRFFQFVFIFIWRAAIDFSRAIIAFIIAILLIVGIEKYQGKQQINLKDYIKFRNLEQLAILTGLGIYFLETPNRRKRTQYEAWQVITSAQGQGGSGGRIQALQDLNAERVSLAGLSAEKADLTGVQLCHADLERANLSGSKLDYADLREANLWKVDLSKAILIDADLSQAKLIGAKLIGASFRGANFSNAILRGTNLSSADLSRVNLRGADLSGANLSDANLLHADLNGAILHDTNLSEARLIEANLQGADLSGAKLIRTILIGANLQAADLSRANLNRANFNKANLTGADVKSVNFEKANLQGANLDRLRNCGLAQLAIARGLAEAFNLPTELAQQLESELKPDLKPDLKPDLEPDLEAKPSNSLDQADRSSPPVPES from the coding sequence ATGGCCAAAAAGCCGCTGCGCGATCGTCTTAATTCTTTCCTCCAACCGGGCAAAGCCCACCGATCGAATCGGGCGCATAATTCAAAATGGGGGCGATCGGGGCGATCGTTATGGCAATTTGGTTACCGCTTCTTTCAATTCGTTTTCATTTTTATCTGGCGTGCAGCGATCGATTTTTCTCGCGCCATCATTGCCTTCATTATTGCGATCTTACTAATCGTGGGGATCGAAAAATATCAGGGCAAACAACAAATTAACCTAAAAGACTACATCAAATTTCGCAATCTAGAACAATTAGCGATCCTGACTGGTTTGGGTATCTATTTCCTGGAAACTCCCAATCGCCGCAAAAGAACCCAATATGAAGCCTGGCAGGTAATCACCTCCGCCCAGGGACAAGGTGGCAGTGGCGGCAGAATTCAAGCCTTACAGGATTTAAATGCTGAGCGGGTGAGCTTGGCAGGGCTCTCAGCGGAGAAAGCCGACCTCACTGGCGTGCAATTGTGCCATGCTGACCTGGAACGGGCTAACCTGAGTGGTTCCAAATTAGACTATGCGGATCTGCGTGAGGCTAATCTGTGGAAGGTGGATCTTTCTAAGGCGATCTTGATTGATGCTGACCTGAGCCAGGCCAAGCTAATTGGCGCTAAACTAATTGGTGCTTCGTTTCGGGGGGCAAACTTTAGCAATGCGATCCTGCGGGGTACGAATCTTAGCAGTGCTGATCTGAGCCGGGTTAATTTGCGTGGGGCAGACCTGAGTGGGGCGAATCTCAGCGATGCTAATTTGCTCCATGCTGATCTAAATGGGGCGATTTTGCATGATACCAATCTCAGTGAAGCCAGGTTGATTGAGGCCAATTTACAGGGGGCAGACCTGAGTGGGGCTAAATTGATCCGCACTATTTTAATTGGCGCAAATCTCCAAGCAGCCGATCTGAGCCGGGCTAATCTCAATCGCGCTAATTTTAATAAAGCCAATCTGACTGGGGCGGATGTGAAGAGTGTCAATTTTGAAAAAGCAAATTTGCAAGGGGCTAATCTCGATCGCCTCCGCAATTGTGGCCTTGCTCAGCTCGCCATTGCCAGGGGGTTAGCCGAGGCATTCAATTTGCCAACCGAATTGGCACAACAGCTTGAATCTGAATTGAAACCAGACTTGAAACCAGACTTGAAACCAGATTTGGAGCCAGATTTGGAAGCTAAGCCCTCTAATTCACTGGATCAGGCCGATCGATCGAGTCCACCGGTGCCGGAATCATGA
- a CDS encoding ABC transporter ATP-binding protein gives MVQDNFYSAATDFVLQAQNLKKVYNRVMAVRDISLNVQRGDIFGFLGPNGSGKTTTIAMMLSLVKPTSGRVQVLGQPVTLANNQALRQVGAIVGATPKYIPYLSALQNVKLAAKLYPELSRQRVGEVLEIVGLSGSVNRKPDKFSTGMKQRLAVAMAILHRPQLLILDEPTNGMDPAGMKDVRDLIKQLAAQGVTIFISSHLLFEVEQVCNRIAVVDQGVLVAEGTIAELRQKDRTVRVKVSDLVAAERALQEIEGVTVTVAGEYLDVAGVDSEAVTKHLVKHDMVPSEVFYAGGDLEDLFIQLTQESQIR, from the coding sequence ATGGTACAAGATAATTTTTACTCTGCGGCCACTGATTTTGTGCTCCAGGCTCAGAATCTGAAAAAGGTTTACAACCGGGTGATGGCGGTCAGGGACATTAGCTTGAATGTACAGCGGGGCGATATATTTGGGTTCCTGGGGCCCAATGGTTCCGGCAAAACCACCACGATCGCCATGATGCTGAGTTTAGTTAAGCCTACCAGTGGCAGAGTTCAGGTGCTTGGCCAACCGGTGACCCTGGCCAATAATCAGGCGCTGCGCCAGGTGGGAGCGATCGTGGGGGCTACGCCTAAATACATCCCCTACTTATCAGCTTTACAAAACGTGAAACTGGCGGCCAAACTCTACCCTGAACTATCCCGTCAGCGGGTTGGTGAAGTATTAGAAATTGTAGGTTTGAGCGGTTCGGTCAATCGCAAACCAGACAAATTTTCGACGGGTATGAAGCAGCGGTTGGCTGTGGCAATGGCGATCTTGCATCGGCCCCAACTCCTGATCCTGGATGAGCCGACCAATGGCATGGACCCAGCCGGGATGAAGGATGTACGTGATTTAATCAAGCAACTAGCCGCGCAAGGGGTCACCATTTTTATCAGTAGCCATCTATTGTTTGAGGTGGAGCAGGTGTGCAATCGGATCGCGGTGGTGGATCAGGGGGTTCTGGTGGCAGAAGGCACGATCGCTGAGTTGCGCCAGAAGGATCGCACAGTGCGGGTGAAGGTGTCTGATCTGGTGGCGGCAGAAAGAGCCCTGCAAGAAATTGAGGGTGTAACTGTGACCGTTGCTGGTGAATATTTAGATGTGGCGGGGGTAGACAGCGAGGCAGTGACTAAGCATTTGGTCAAGCATGACATGGTGCCATCGGAGGTATTTTATGCTGGTGGAGATCTGGAAGATCTGTTTATTCAACTTACCCAAGAAAGCCAGATTCGCTGA
- a CDS encoding ABC transporter permease — translation MWQTVFQVELEKLFRRSLLIALLAVIAGTTCLVFLGGYGLSQSVENDAPEVGSTIFQVLGWPGGIETALRVAAIMGNLAVIIATATIIGSEYHWRTVQLWVSQGIDRTTMLIARLSTILIPAVLFVALPLLIGLVFVTTLDFPNQATAVAGTLDLSQLLVNVWRVLLGIIFHAALALFMAVATRRVAGAISLSLVYKFFAEGFILAFGVFEDGRVAGWVKFLPMRAADALLVPIDKVVSNPQDNPLTVADILGNINLDPTPAAICVVIYTILLVTGAVLIFRNQDLAT, via the coding sequence ATGTGGCAAACAGTATTCCAAGTTGAGCTAGAAAAACTATTTCGGCGATCGCTATTAATTGCTTTGCTGGCAGTGATTGCTGGGACTACCTGTCTGGTTTTTCTGGGTGGATATGGCCTCTCTCAATCGGTTGAAAATGATGCCCCAGAGGTGGGCTCCACTATTTTTCAGGTATTAGGATGGCCAGGTGGGATCGAAACTGCCCTGCGCGTGGCCGCAATCATGGGTAATCTGGCCGTAATTATCGCCACCGCCACTATAATTGGTTCGGAATATCACTGGCGCACGGTGCAGCTTTGGGTGAGTCAGGGAATCGATCGCACCACTATGTTGATCGCCCGCCTCTCAACAATCTTGATTCCGGCGGTGCTGTTTGTGGCATTGCCATTGCTAATTGGCCTGGTATTCGTAACCACCCTTGATTTCCCTAATCAGGCTACTGCTGTCGCGGGTACTCTAGATCTAAGCCAATTGCTGGTGAATGTGTGGCGAGTCTTATTAGGAATCATTTTTCATGCTGCCCTAGCTCTATTTATGGCCGTAGCTACCCGCCGAGTTGCCGGGGCGATCAGCCTTAGTTTGGTATATAAATTTTTTGCTGAGGGCTTTATTCTTGCCTTTGGGGTGTTTGAGGATGGTAGAGTGGCGGGCTGGGTTAAATTTTTGCCAATGCGGGCGGCGGATGCTTTGCTAGTGCCGATCGACAAGGTGGTAAGCAATCCCCAGGATAACCCACTTACGGTTGCTGATATTTTAGGGAATATTAATTTAGACCCCACCCCGGCAGCAATTTGCGTAGTGATTTACACCATTTTGCTGGTGACGGGTGCAGTTTTGATTTTCCGTAATCAGGACTTGGCTACCTAA
- a CDS encoding DapH/DapD/GlmU-related protein: MTSQNPEAIAPEPDQKSKAKPKTKPDKYLTHNQANAYASPWSMRDRVVLLLWHTCWTVFCSWTPKPLNPWRLIWLRLFGAQINGNPFVHQRARIQIPWHLILHDRASLGDRTNAYALGIIELKAKATVAQEVYLCTGTHDFADPDIPLMTAKITIGSDAFIGARAFIMPGVTIGDRAVIGACAVVTKDMPAHKICTGHPCRVLRDRPNSRQLDSNTKKVTAIEPES; encoded by the coding sequence ATGACCAGCCAGAATCCAGAAGCGATCGCCCCTGAGCCCGATCAAAAATCAAAGGCAAAGCCAAAGACCAAGCCAGATAAATATTTAACCCACAATCAAGCCAATGCCTATGCTTCGCCCTGGAGTATGCGCGATCGCGTAGTTCTCTTGCTCTGGCATACCTGCTGGACAGTCTTTTGTAGCTGGACTCCCAAACCCCTCAATCCCTGGCGCTTAATTTGGTTGCGGCTATTCGGTGCCCAAATTAATGGCAATCCCTTTGTGCATCAACGGGCAAGGATTCAAATTCCCTGGCATTTGATTCTGCATGATCGCGCTAGTTTGGGCGATCGCACCAATGCCTATGCGTTGGGCATCATTGAACTAAAAGCCAAAGCTACGGTGGCGCAAGAAGTTTATTTATGTACTGGCACCCATGATTTTGCTGACCCTGATATTCCCTTGATGACTGCCAAGATTACGATCGGCAGCGATGCTTTCATTGGCGCACGGGCGTTTATTATGCCAGGAGTCACGATCGGCGATCGGGCGGTGATTGGCGCTTGTGCGGTGGTTACCAAAGATATGCCTGCCCATAAAATCTGTACTGGTCACCCTTGTCGGGTGTTGCGCGATCGCCCTAATTCCAGACAGCTCGATTCAAATACTAAGAAGGTTACGGCTATCGAGCCAGAAAGCTAG